A part of uncultured Methanobrevibacter sp. genomic DNA contains:
- a CDS encoding amino acid adenylation domain-containing protein codes for MTIEDVKKFKEYFYKKIADFDESSMITPNINGEKESGKPKKATLEIKKEELNNFLQNNKITLNTLCLASTILTLSKFNFTKEILIYYGNNIPFASKTDDRTISVKNYLDEINETYEETLNYQDVSSQDLLSESNLKLEFYYNYNDDLKFDVSENEYPNYLKVIEEDDNITLSLLFNDQLYSDEYIDIFLKSIETIMLQIISNDINELSICDIAIEQEQENIEFLDFGIPYLHKRFEKQAEENPDKTALVSNGEIFTYSELNQKANRIANALIKRGVEPKNNILIKLQRTSDLIASIWGILKAGCAFIPMDTEYPKERIDYIYENSQAEYIISNETNDESIDIKELLKEENTENPNVEISPDDLAYMIYTSGSTGNPKGVMIRHKNICNLVEDYPKTHYDRLLSMTTISFDVALEDILTSLTGGLELIFANDIEIKSTPELVKLINKYEPQVMDVTPSRLAAYLEVDSFCKAIKCIECIFIGGEQFSASTYTEFIKHSDAIVYNSYGPTETTITSNNKIVTDVNDLTVGPPVRNYITDVRDIDGKLLPQGVMGELYIGGPGVGKGYYNLDDKTKEVFLTINDLPYYRSGDYAIETPNGEIDIKGRIDNQIKLRGLRIEIGEIESNIGKYPKIKQNAVVIKEINNNDHLCAYFTAEEEIDTEDLKEHLKERLTRYMVPTVFMQLDEMPQTPNGKTDIKQLPEPELKLSLTLPETETEEILMSIASKLTETEEFGTTDDLYAVGFTSLTLMKLNAIIYEELHANLNIIELLNDPTIKNIAKQIDNIEEDGIDLDALIESTKDTIYYPLTSNQLGVYYECIQSTEEAQYNLPATIKFDNSVDAEKLKEAIITTIEAYPYLKTRLVTHDGELMQKRDDSIAIEDIPIVEVDSITDEEIEKENVKTFELEDNQLFRFKIYKTPSQTILFSDVHHIITDGESLDNLFNNISNAYDGKELEKETIDGYLNSIIEKENEKSEHYELSKKYFQDQLSHEVDSTILTPDLNGDQEKGILKPVSKNIDPNEISEFCSNTKISPNVLVMASTILTLNKYTFSDKTLLTTIFNGRANPNYYNTQAFLVKTLPIVSINENRNQTVKEFLKQISDIWKDTINYSDYPYANIAEEFKLKPEFFYAYHNLDSEKIEINNKTYEVEYVNTVETNYKIVFDVNETKDNVEFFLQYNDQLYSKEYIETFVNSILITLKQIMESNIEELMIKDIELETERPLPEFIPVETPFIHKRFEKQVETKPDEIALIATDATLTYKELNEKANRIANALIKKGVKPKSNILGMLKRDSALIATIIGILKAGCTFVPLDLEYPVERIQYIYENSQADYIITEDESTDVSLNIEELLKEDNTENPNVEISPDDLAYMIYTSGSTGKPKGVMIGHENACNQVAENPKAEYNNLLSIATIAFDTSLEDILTGITNGIKIIFANDNEIKNVVDLIKLIDENKPEVMEFTPSRLISYLEVDEFCEVIECAKCIVMGGEQFSAKAFNGVKQYTKQ; via the coding sequence ATGACAATTGAAGATGTAAAAAAATTCAAGGAATATTTTTATAAAAAAATTGCTGATTTTGATGAGTCATCAATGATTACTCCAAATATTAACGGAGAAAAGGAATCTGGAAAACCTAAAAAGGCAACATTAGAAATTAAAAAAGAAGAATTGAACAACTTCTTGCAGAATAATAAAATAACATTAAATACACTTTGTTTAGCAAGTACAATATTAACATTAAGTAAGTTTAACTTTACAAAAGAAATATTGATATATTACGGAAATAACATCCCTTTCGCATCTAAAACTGATGATAGAACAATTTCCGTTAAAAATTACTTGGATGAAATTAATGAAACTTACGAGGAAACATTGAACTATCAAGATGTGTCAAGTCAAGATTTGCTTTCCGAATCAAATTTAAAACTAGAGTTTTATTATAACTACAATGATGATTTGAAGTTTGATGTTTCCGAAAATGAATATCCAAATTATTTAAAAGTCATCGAAGAAGATGACAACATAACTTTATCCCTTTTATTTAATGATCAGTTATACTCTGATGAGTATATTGACATATTTTTAAAAAGCATTGAAACAATCATGCTCCAGATTATAAGCAATGACATAAATGAATTAAGCATTTGCGACATTGCTATTGAACAAGAGCAGGAAAATATCGAATTTCTTGATTTTGGAATCCCCTATCTTCACAAACGTTTCGAAAAGCAAGCTGAAGAAAATCCAGACAAAACTGCACTTGTCTCCAATGGTGAAATATTTACCTATTCCGAGCTAAACCAAAAGGCGAATCGTATTGCAAATGCCCTTATCAAAAGAGGAGTAGAACCTAAAAATAACATTTTAATTAAACTTCAAAGAACAAGTGACTTAATTGCATCAATATGGGGTATTTTAAAAGCAGGCTGTGCATTCATACCAATGGATACAGAATACCCGAAAGAAAGGATTGATTACATCTACGAAAATAGTCAAGCTGAATATATCATTTCAAACGAAACAAACGATGAATCAATCGATATAAAAGAACTCTTAAAAGAAGAAAATACCGAAAATCCAAATGTAGAAATAAGTCCTGATGATTTGGCATACATGATTTACACCTCAGGATCTACCGGAAATCCAAAAGGAGTAATGATTCGCCACAAAAACATATGTAACTTAGTAGAAGATTATCCTAAGACACATTATGATAGGCTTTTAAGTATGACCACAATTTCCTTCGATGTGGCGCTGGAAGATATCTTAACAAGTCTTACAGGCGGTCTTGAATTAATTTTCGCTAATGATATTGAAATTAAAAGTACACCGGAACTAGTTAAATTAATCAATAAGTATGAACCACAAGTAATGGATGTAACTCCATCAAGATTGGCAGCATACCTTGAAGTTGACTCATTTTGTAAAGCAATCAAATGCATTGAATGCATATTCATCGGTGGAGAACAATTTTCAGCATCTACCTACACAGAATTTATAAAACACAGTGACGCAATTGTATACAACAGTTACGGACCAACTGAAACTACAATTACCTCAAACAACAAAATTGTGACTGATGTTAATGATTTGACCGTGGGTCCTCCAGTAAGAAATTATATTACTGATGTAAGAGACATTGACGGCAAATTACTACCACAAGGAGTAATGGGAGAACTATACATTGGAGGTCCAGGTGTTGGAAAAGGATATTACAACTTAGACGATAAAACAAAAGAAGTATTCCTAACCATTAATGACCTCCCATACTACAGAAGTGGGGACTATGCAATTGAAACACCTAACGGTGAAATCGACATAAAAGGAAGAATCGATAACCAAATCAAACTCAGAGGACTAAGAATAGAAATCGGAGAAATCGAATCCAACATCGGAAAATATCCAAAAATAAAACAAAATGCCGTTGTTATTAAAGAAATCAATAATAACGACCATCTTTGTGCATACTTCACTGCTGAAGAGGAAATTGATACTGAAGATTTAAAAGAACACTTGAAAGAAAGATTGACCAGATACATGGTTCCAACAGTATTTATGCAATTGGATGAAATGCCACAAACACCAAATGGAAAAACTGACATTAAACAATTGCCGGAACCAGAATTAAAATTATCATTAACACTTCCTGAAACTGAAACTGAAGAAATATTAATGAGCATTGCTTCAAAACTTACAGAAACTGAAGAATTTGGTACTACCGATGATTTATACGCTGTCGGATTTACTTCATTAACATTGATGAAGTTAAATGCAATCATCTATGAAGAGTTGCATGCTAACCTAAACATTATTGAACTGTTAAATGATCCGACAATTAAAAATATTGCAAAACAAATTGACAACATCGAAGAGGATGGAATAGATTTAGATGCATTAATCGAATCAACAAAAGATACAATTTATTATCCGTTAACTTCAAATCAATTGGGAGTTTACTACGAATGTATCCAGAGTACTGAAGAAGCACAATACAATCTTCCAGCTACAATCAAATTCGACAATTCAGTTGATGCTGAAAAATTAAAAGAAGCTATAATAACTACAATTGAAGCATATCCATATCTTAAAACCAGACTTGTCACACATGATGGAGAACTAATGCAAAAACGTGATGATTCAATTGCAATTGAAGACATTCCTATTGTTGAAGTGGATTCCATTACTGATGAAGAAATTGAAAAAGAAAATGTGAAAACATTTGAATTGGAAGATAATCAATTGTTCAGGTTCAAAATATATAAAACTCCTTCACAAACAATATTGTTCTCAGATGTTCACCACATAATTACTGATGGAGAATCTCTTGATAATTTATTTAACAATATCTCTAATGCTTATGATGGAAAAGAACTTGAAAAAGAAACTATTGACGGATATCTTAACAGCATTATTGAAAAAGAAAATGAAAAAAGCGAACATTACGAATTATCTAAAAAATACTTCCAAGACCAATTAAGTCATGAAGTGGATTCAACAATCTTAACACCTGACTTAAATGGAGACCAAGAAAAAGGAATTTTAAAACCTGTATCCAAAAACATTGATCCTAACGAAATTAGTGAATTCTGTTCCAATACTAAAATAAGTCCTAATGTATTGGTCATGGCAAGTACAATATTGACATTAAACAAATACACATTCAGTGATAAAACTTTATTAACAACAATTTTCAACGGTAGGGCAAACCCTAATTACTACAATACCCAAGCATTTTTAGTAAAAACACTACCAATAGTATCAATCAATGAAAACAGAAATCAAACTGTTAAAGAATTCTTAAAACAGATTTCAGATATCTGGAAAGATACTATTAATTACAGCGATTATCCATATGCAAATATTGCTGAGGAATTTAAATTAAAACCGGAATTCTTCTATGCATATCACAACTTAGATTCTGAAAAAATAGAAATTAACAATAAAACTTATGAAGTTGAATATGTAAATACCGTTGAAACCAATTACAAAATTGTTTTTGATGTGAATGAAACTAAAGACAATGTCGAATTCTTCCTACAATACAATGACCAATTATACTCCAAGGAATATATTGAAACATTTGTAAATTCCATCCTAATTACTTTAAAACAGATTATGGAAAGCAATATTGAAGAATTAATGATTAAAGATATTGAATTGGAAACCGAAAGGCCACTACCTGAATTCATACCTGTAGAAACACCATTCATACACAAACGTTTCGAAAAACAAGTAGAAACAAAACCAGATGAAATAGCACTCATTGCAACAGATGCAACACTAACATACAAAGAACTAAACGAAAAAGCAAACAGAATCGCAAACGCACTCATCAAAAAAGGAGTAAAACCAAAAAGCAACATATTGGGAATGCTTAAAAGAGACAGTGCATTAATTGCAACAATTATAGGTATTTTAAAAGCAGGATGCACATTCGTACCATTGGATTTAGAATACCCTGTTGAAAGAATTCAATACATTTATGAAAACAGCCAAGCAGACTACATAATTACTGAAGATGAATCAACAGATGTTTCTTTAAATATTGAAGAGCTACTTAAAGAAGACAATACAGAAAATCCAAATGTAGAAATAAGTCCTGATGATTTAGCATATATGATTTACACCTCAGGATCTACCGGAAAACCTAAAGGTGTAATGATTGGTCATGAAAATGCATGCAACCAAGTAGCTGAAAATCCAAAAGCAGAATACAACAATTTATTAAGTATTGCAACAATTGCATTCGACACATCCCTTGAAGATATTCTAACTGGAATTACTAACGGAATCAAAATCATCTTCGCAAACGACAATGAAATCAAAAACGTTGTTGACCTGATAAAATTAATTGATGAAAACAAACCGGAAGTAATGGAATTCACACCATCAAGATTAATTTCATACCTTGAAGTAGATGAATTCTGCGAAGTAATAGAATGCGCAAAATGTATCGTAATGGGAGGAGAACAATTCTCAGCCAAAGCATTCAACGGAGTCAAACAATACACCAAACAATAG
- a CDS encoding DNA topoisomerase IV subunit A, translating into MSETKKSHKEQRKEYTFNKLKGMGQEIIEEIEKNKVPSIRVPSRGTGNIVYDDAKRYYVLGDRYGRRSLGNVKQIRKLGQMVYVANFCKDLVAREKTATIREMYYVSEGWGISFKTQQESNIVGEDLEVTLGTTREDLGLMPEEDGASVYGDITLFDEVELNAANVGKSGYTISPTIDQVEFLDHNVDKVLAVETMGMFHRLVQENAHKRFNTLIVGLKGQAARATRRFLKRVNEELKLPVYICNDGDPWGFHIAQVIISGSAKLAHVNKDLATPDAKFIGVTASDIINYDLPTDKLKDVDVMRLKELSKDPRYKDEFWQTEIKKMLKIGKKAEQQSFSKYGLEYVVDTYFPAKFEEMENQA; encoded by the coding sequence ATGAGTGAAACAAAAAAATCACATAAAGAGCAAAGAAAGGAGTACACCTTTAATAAACTTAAAGGAATGGGACAAGAAATTATTGAAGAAATTGAAAAAAATAAAGTCCCAAGCATTAGAGTTCCATCCAGAGGTACTGGAAATATTGTTTATGATGATGCTAAAAGATATTATGTGTTAGGAGACAGATACGGAAGAAGATCTTTAGGTAATGTAAAACAAATCAGAAAATTAGGTCAAATGGTTTATGTAGCTAATTTCTGTAAAGACCTCGTAGCTCGTGAAAAAACCGCAACTATCAGGGAAATGTATTATGTATCTGAAGGTTGGGGAATTAGTTTTAAAACACAACAAGAATCCAACATTGTTGGAGAAGATTTAGAAGTTACATTAGGAACTACTCGTGAAGATTTAGGATTAATGCCTGAGGAAGACGGAGCATCAGTTTATGGAGACATCACCCTTTTTGATGAAGTAGAACTTAATGCTGCAAATGTTGGAAAATCAGGTTATACCATTTCACCAACAATTGACCAAGTTGAATTCCTTGATCATAATGTAGATAAAGTATTAGCTGTGGAAACTATGGGAATGTTTCACAGGTTAGTTCAAGAAAATGCACATAAACGATTCAACACATTAATTGTAGGGCTAAAAGGACAGGCTGCCCGTGCTACTAGAAGATTCCTTAAAAGAGTTAATGAGGAACTTAAATTACCAGTTTATATCTGTAACGACGGAGACCCTTGGGGATTCCACATCGCACAAGTTATTATATCAGGAAGTGCAAAATTAGCTCACGTTAACAAAGATTTAGCTACACCCGATGCTAAATTTATTGGCGTAACAGCATCAGATATTATCAACTATGATTTACCGACCGATAAACTCAAAGATGTTGACGTCATGAGATTAAAAGAGCTTTCTAAAGACCCAAGGTATAAAGATGAATTCTGGCAAACAGAAATTAAAAAGATGCTTAAAATTGGTAAAAAAGCAGAACAGCAATCTTTCTCAAAATATGGGCTTGAATATGTAGTAGACACATATTTCCCTGCTAAATTTGAGGAAATGGAAAACCAAGCATAA
- a CDS encoding non-ribosomal peptide synthetase, with protein sequence MYRNGRRTILSQSIQRSQTIHQTIASNYKEITDPENITVGPALKNYVTEVRDIDGKLLPQGVMGELYIGGVGVGKGYYNMPDKTEEVYLTINDIPYYRSGDYAIELPNGDIDIKGRIDNQIKLRGLRIEIGEIESNINRFPQIKQTVVVIKEINKSEHLCAYFTSEEKIDTHLLKRYLGNKLTKYMIPSVFMQIDEIPQTPNGKTDLKELPAPVLNLENVKPENETEEKIFKLTSELINTDEFGTTDDLYALGFSSLTLMKLNSMIYNETNVNIDITSLFTNPTVKSLADKVDNNIESQIDIEEIIESSKDMELFPLTSNQLGIYYECIQTDKIKYTMPYAIRFDNNVDPNKLRDALIKTVEAHPYLKTRIINTDDGEIKQKRCDDAEIDEIEIVEIDSITNEEIMENDIKLIPLDDNQLFRFKIYNTPSETILFSDFHHIITDGVSQDNFFADVTKAYRNEELKTEKINGYIYSLIEEEMGLNEVSEKFFKNKFSEGLESTVLTPNLNGNPDKGNIKLIKDTVNSTFVRHFCKDHSISPNVLFMTATMISLDKFTFNDKSLITTIFNGRANSDYFDTQGMLVKTLPIIVNSEKRDMMIEDYIKLVDKSWKDALVHSNYPYTKLAEDYQLKPEFFYAFHEDFEKDMIKIGDKSYDMIPLDGTVATDYKINLDVFDDGEIIGIYIEYNDQIYSKDYVKKFLQAIKYTLFQFFINDMDKISIKDIELNNEYEMPVFDELDTPFLHKRFEKQVETKPDEIALVATDATLTYKELNEKANRIANALIKKGVKPKSNVLAMLPRDSNLISTILGIFKAGCTFVPLDLEYPQERIDYIYENSQADYIINTSGEAENSLNIHDLIKEDDASNPDVEITRDDLAYMIYTSGSTGNPKGVMISHENACNEVAENPKAEYNNLLSIATIAFDTSLEDILTGLTNGIKIIFANDVEIKNLVDLIKLIKENKPEVMEFTPSRLLSYLEIDEFCEVIECAKCIVMGGEQFSAKAFNGVKQYTTKVYNSYGPTEATIASNYKEITDPENITIGKALRNYATEVRDIDGKLLPQGVMGELYIGGIGVGKGYYNMEDKTKEVYLTINDIPYYRSGDYAIELPNGEIDIKGRIDNQIKLRGLRIEIGEIESNIGNFPDIKQNIVVIKKINNTEHLCAYFTAEDEIDTDELKEYLKERLTKYMVPTVFMQLDEMPQLPNGKTDTKRLPEPKMEIKYVAPETKLEQELCTIFSNILNIETVGAEDNFFEIGGTSLIASKLIIELLKQDYTVKYDDVFHNQTPRKLAKFLSGEVDEENMEANAIKNYDYSNINKLLEENTLDNFLDGETEEIGNALLTGVTGFLGIHVLYEYIKNETGTIYCMLRKGSFDSCEDRLIDLMDYYFDEDLTDLIGSRIILSEGDITSLDDFKKLEDYPIDTIINCAAIVKHYTADDYIFKVNVDGVINGLKFAQSRDNIKYVQISTVSVLSGYSENEEAYPDVRFNERTLYYEQDLTNKYLGSKFLAERMVLEAATKGLPVKIIRVGNLMSRYSDGVFQKNYDTNAFLNNIKAIKNLKALTPNMSQEVVEMSPIDCVARGVLELSKTPNKCRVFHCMNNKYILNSDIINVLNTYGYDIKEVSNEEFKEIYEKNMDENIQGLITAEIGIDDLDEVDDFDAKIEIEQTTEILHELGFDWPQPDDEYLKKLIDYLNSVKYFD encoded by the coding sequence ATGTATCGTAATGGGAGGAGAACAATTCTCAGCCAAAGCATTCAACGGAGTCAAACAATACACCAAACAATAGCATCCAACTACAAAGAAATAACCGACCCAGAAAACATCACAGTTGGACCTGCGCTCAAAAACTATGTGACAGAAGTTAGAGACATTGACGGCAAACTACTACCACAAGGAGTCATGGGAGAACTATACATCGGAGGTGTAGGTGTAGGTAAAGGATACTACAATATGCCAGACAAAACCGAAGAAGTATACCTCACAATCAACGACATCCCATACTACAGAAGCGGAGACTACGCAATCGAACTACCAAATGGTGACATAGACATCAAAGGAAGAATCGATAACCAAATCAAACTCAGAGGACTAAGAATAGAAATCGGAGAAATCGAATCCAACATTAATAGATTCCCACAAATAAAGCAAACTGTAGTAGTAATTAAAGAAATCAATAAATCTGAGCACTTATGCGCTTACTTTACATCTGAAGAAAAAATAGATACTCACCTGTTAAAACGTTACTTAGGAAATAAATTAACCAAGTACATGATTCCATCAGTGTTTATGCAAATAGATGAAATACCTCAAACACCAAATGGAAAAACTGATCTCAAGGAATTGCCTGCTCCAGTACTAAACTTAGAAAATGTAAAACCTGAAAATGAAACTGAAGAAAAAATATTCAAACTCACATCTGAACTCATCAATACTGATGAATTCGGTACAACAGATGATTTGTATGCATTAGGATTCTCTTCATTAACCTTAATGAAATTAAATTCAATGATTTATAATGAAACTAATGTTAACATCGATATTACTTCATTATTTACAAATCCTACTGTTAAAAGTCTTGCAGATAAAGTTGACAATAATATAGAATCACAAATTGATATTGAAGAAATAATTGAATCTTCAAAGGATATGGAGTTATTCCCATTGACTTCAAACCAATTGGGTATCTACTATGAATGTATACAAACCGACAAAATAAAATACACAATGCCATATGCAATAAGGTTTGACAACAATGTTGATCCAAATAAACTAAGAGATGCCCTTATCAAAACAGTTGAAGCACACCCATATCTTAAAACAAGAATAATAAACACTGATGATGGAGAAATAAAACAGAAAAGATGCGATGATGCAGAAATTGATGAAATTGAAATTGTCGAAATTGATTCAATAACCAATGAGGAAATAATGGAAAATGACATAAAATTAATCCCATTAGATGACAATCAATTATTCAGATTCAAAATCTACAATACACCATCTGAAACAATATTGTTCTCTGATTTCCATCACATCATAACAGATGGAGTATCCCAAGATAATTTCTTCGCTGATGTGACAAAAGCATACAGAAATGAAGAACTTAAAACAGAAAAGATTAATGGATACATTTACAGTTTAATTGAAGAAGAAATGGGACTAAATGAAGTTTCAGAAAAATTCTTCAAAAATAAATTCAGTGAAGGTTTAGAATCTACAGTTTTAACACCTAACCTAAATGGAAATCCTGATAAAGGAAACATAAAACTTATTAAGGATACTGTAAACTCCACATTTGTCAGACATTTCTGTAAAGACCATTCCATAAGTCCAAACGTTTTATTCATGACTGCAACAATGATTAGTCTTGATAAATTTACATTCAACGATAAATCATTAATAACAACCATTTTCAACGGTAGGGCAAATTCAGATTACTTTGACACTCAAGGAATGTTAGTTAAAACATTGCCAATTATTGTCAACAGTGAAAAACGTGACATGATGATTGAAGACTACATCAAATTGGTTGACAAATCATGGAAGGATGCATTGGTTCACAGCAATTACCCATACACTAAACTTGCAGAAGACTACCAGCTAAAGCCTGAATTCTTTTATGCATTCCACGAAGACTTTGAAAAAGACATGATTAAAATCGGTGATAAAAGTTATGATATGATTCCACTCGACGGTACTGTAGCAACAGATTATAAAATAAACTTAGATGTGTTTGATGATGGAGAAATAATTGGAATATACATTGAATATAATGACCAAATATATTCCAAAGATTATGTTAAAAAATTCCTACAAGCAATAAAGTACACATTATTCCAGTTCTTCATAAATGATATGGATAAAATCAGCATCAAAGACATTGAATTAAATAATGAATATGAAATGCCAGTATTTGATGAGTTAGATACACCATTCTTACACAAACGTTTCGAAAAACAAGTGGAAACAAAACCAGATGAAATAGCACTGGTTGCAACAGATGCAACACTAACATACAAAGAACTAAACGAAAAAGCAAACAGAATCGCAAACGCACTAATCAAAAAAGGAGTAAAACCAAAAAGCAATGTACTTGCAATGCTTCCAAGAGACAGCAATTTAATATCAACCATATTAGGTATATTCAAAGCAGGTTGTACATTCGTACCACTGGATTTAGAATATCCTCAAGAAAGAATTGACTACATCTATGAAAACAGTCAAGCAGACTATATCATAAATACCAGTGGAGAAGCAGAAAATTCATTAAATATCCATGATTTAATTAAAGAGGATGATGCTTCCAATCCTGATGTTGAAATTACCCGTGATGATTTAGCATACATGATTTACACCTCAGGGTCTACAGGAAATCCAAAAGGAGTAATGATCAGTCACGAAAATGCATGTAACGAGGTAGCTGAAAATCCAAAAGCTGAATATAACAACCTGTTAAGTATTGCAACAATCGCATTCGACACATCCCTTGAAGATATCCTGACCGGACTTACCAACGGAATCAAAATCATCTTCGCAAACGATGTGGAAATCAAAAACCTTGTTGATTTGATAAAACTTATTAAAGAAAACAAACCGGAAGTAATGGAATTCACACCATCAAGACTGCTTTCATATCTTGAAATAGATGAATTCTGCGAAGTAATAGAATGCGCAAAATGTATCGTAATGGGAGGAGAACAATTCTCAGCCAAAGCATTCAACGGAGTCAAACAATACACCACAAAAGTATACAACAGTTACGGACCAACAGAAGCAACAATAGCATCCAACTACAAAGAAATAACCGACCCAGAAAACATTACAATCGGAAAAGCATTGAGAAACTATGCAACTGAAGTAAGAGACATTGACGGCAAACTACTACCACAAGGAGTCATGGGAGAACTATACATCGGAGGAATCGGTGTAGGTAAAGGATACTACAACATGGAAGACAAAACCAAAGAAGTATACCTCACAATCAACGACATCCCATACTACAGAAGCGGAGACTACGCAATCGAACTACCAAATGGAGAAATTGATATCAAAGGAAGAATTGACAACCAAATCAAACTCAGAGGACTAAGAATAGAAATCGGAGAAATCGAATCCAATATCGGAAACTTCCCAGATATCAAACAGAACATTGTAGTCATTAAAAAGATTAACAATACCGAACATTTATGTGCCTACTTCACAGCAGAAGATGAAATCGACACTGATGAGTTAAAAGAATATTTAAAAGAAAGATTAACCAAATATATGGTTCCAACAGTATTCATGCAATTAGATGAAATGCCTCAATTGCCAAATGGTAAAACTGATACAAAACGTTTACCAGAACCAAAAATGGAAATCAAGTATGTTGCACCTGAAACTAAATTGGAACAAGAACTTTGTACCATCTTTTCAAATATATTAAATATTGAAACTGTTGGTGCTGAAGACAATTTCTTTGAAATAGGTGGAACATCACTTATTGCATCCAAACTCATTATTGAATTACTAAAACAGGATTACACAGTCAAATATGATGATGTATTCCATAATCAAACTCCAAGAAAGTTAGCCAAGTTCTTATCCGGAGAAGTTGATGAAGAAAATATGGAAGCAAATGCAATCAAAAATTATGACTACAGCAATATCAACAAACTTCTTGAAGAAAATACTTTGGATAACTTCTTAGATGGGGAAACTGAAGAAATCGGCAATGCATTATTAACTGGAGTCACAGGGTTCCTTGGAATTCATGTATTATACGAATACATTAAAAATGAAACAGGAACCATCTATTGTATGTTAAGAAAAGGCAGCTTTGATTCCTGTGAAGATCGTCTAATCGACTTAATGGACTATTACTTCGATGAAGACCTAACTGACCTCATAGGTTCAAGAATCATATTGAGTGAAGGTGACATAACATCACTCGATGACTTCAAAAAACTTGAAGACTATCCTATCGACACAATAATAAACTGTGCAGCTATAGTAAAACACTACACAGCTGATGACTACATCTTTAAGGTAAATGTTGATGGAGTAATTAACGGACTCAAATTTGCACAATCAAGAGACAACATCAAATATGTGCAAATATCTACAGTGAGTGTTCTTTCAGGTTATTCAGAAAATGAAGAAGCATATCCAGATGTAAGGTTTAACGAAAGAACTTTATACTACGAACAAGACTTAACCAACAAATACTTAGGCAGTAAATTCTTAGCTGAAAGAATGGTTTTAGAAGCGGCAACAAAAGGATTGCCTGTAAAAATAATTCGAGTTGGAAACCTCATGAGCCGTTATAGTGATGGAGTATTCCAGAAAAACTATGACACCAATGCTTTCCTAAACAACATAAAAGCTATTAAAAACCTTAAAGCATTAACACCTAATATGTCTCAAGAAGTCGTGGAAATGAGTCCAATTGATTGTGTTGCAAGAGGAGTTCTTGAATTATCAAAAACACCTAATAAATGTAGGGTATTCCATTGTATGAACAATAAGTATATCCTTAATAGTGATATAATTAATGTGCTAAATACCTATGGTTATGACATCAAAGAAGTAAGCAATGAAGAATTTAAAGAAATATATGAGAAAAATATGGATGAAAACATCCAAGGATTGATTACCGCTGAAATTGGTATTGATGACCTTGATGAAGTAGATGACTTCGATGCAAAAATTGAAATCGAACAGACTACAGAAATTCTTCACGAATTAGGCTTCGATTGGCCACAACCTGATGATGAATATCTTAAAAAATTAATAGATTATTTAAATAGCGTTAAATATTTCGATTAA